The genomic segment TCGACAACGTCGACCCCGAACACATCGAGCGCACACTGGCGGCGCTCCCGCTCGAAGACACCGCCATCAACGTCGTCTCCAAGTCCGGGACCACGGCCGAGACGCTGGCGAACTTCCTCGTCGTCCGGGAGACCTACGAGGACGCGGGCGTCGACTGGACCGAACTGACCGTCGTCACCACCGGCGAGTCCGGACCGCTGGCCCAGCTCGTCGAGGAACACGACCTGCCGCGGCTCCCGGTCCCCGACGGCGTCCCCGGCCGCTTCGCCGCGCTCTCGTCGGTCGGGCTGGTCCCGGCCGCGATCTTGGACCTCGACATCGAGGGGCTGCTCTCCGGGGCCGGCGCGGCCGCCGACGACCTGGGGCCGTCGCTCTATGACTCGCCCGCCTACGCCTACGGCGCGGTCTGTTACGCACTGGAAGAACGGGGCGCCGGCGTCAACGCCGTCATGCCCTACGCCGAGCGGCTGGAGCTGTTCGCCGAGTGGTTCGCCCAGCTGTGGGCCGAGAGCCTCGGGAAGGACGGCCGCGGCCAGACGCCCGCGAGAGCGCTGGGTGCGACCGACCAGCACTCACAGCTCCAGCTCTACCGCGCCGGCCCGCGCGACAAGATGGTCACCGTCGTCCGGCCACGGGAACGCGCCGACGTACCGGTGCCCGAGACGGACCACGACTCGCTGTCCTATCTCTCGGGCGCGGACCTCGGCCAGCTGCTGGACGCCGAGTACGACGCCACCGTCGCCAGCCTCGCACAAGCGGGCCGCCCCGCCGTCGAAATCGAACTGGAGCGACTCGACGCCGAAGGGCTGGGTGAGCTCCTGTTCGCCATGGAGGCTGCCACC from the Halomicroarcula saliterrae genome contains:
- a CDS encoding glucose-6-phosphate isomerase is translated as MHVDIGAALGEVAEPGVDEDELDALDERVATAHETIAAGRENGDFGYAALNLPEETDPSVIREAVEPVTDAEYVVTVGIGGSALGAKTVTAALADRPDRHVILDNVDPEHIERTLAALPLEDTAINVVSKSGTTAETLANFLVVRETYEDAGVDWTELTVVTTGESGPLAQLVEEHDLPRLPVPDGVPGRFAALSSVGLVPAAILDLDIEGLLSGAGAAADDLGPSLYDSPAYAYGAVCYALEERGAGVNAVMPYAERLELFAEWFAQLWAESLGKDGRGQTPARALGATDQHSQLQLYRAGPRDKMVTVVRPRERADVPVPETDHDSLSYLSGADLGQLLDAEYDATVASLAQAGRPAVEIELERLDAEGLGELLFAMEAATILVGELADIETFTQPAVEWGKRAARGLLSGEETEETKTVAERPSYRID